A portion of the Chromobacterium sp. IIBBL 290-4 genome contains these proteins:
- a CDS encoding BRO family protein, with translation MAQSIQSPAFSSLREFTFLDKPFHLLHRHNGLWFFADDVAAAIKCRTTAALLSKLNKEEVRAMPLGGGEVVCLSETGVSMAIRRYRKPAARRFRRWLEEELLPALRREGEEALTADQLELALALAAEAARQVSRAVLDAVLENGEVCWQHTRWLVTLDYERHNRQKHPLGRMMGLNSSVATLDALAELIAVPDGMPASDTELVKLAAACHLRLAERMSLRIGDE, from the coding sequence ATGGCACAGTCCATCCAATCACCCGCGTTCTCATCTTTGCGGGAATTCACATTTCTCGATAAACCCTTCCATCTCCTGCATCGCCATAACGGCCTATGGTTCTTTGCCGATGATGTCGCGGCGGCGATCAAATGCCGTACTACGGCGGCCTTGCTGAGCAAGCTGAACAAGGAGGAGGTCCGCGCCATGCCGTTGGGCGGCGGGGAGGTGGTTTGCCTGTCGGAAACCGGCGTGTCCATGGCGATTCGGCGCTATCGCAAGCCGGCGGCGCGGCGGTTTCGGCGTTGGCTGGAGGAGGAGCTGCTGCCGGCCTTGCGGCGGGAGGGCGAGGAGGCGTTGACGGCGGATCAGCTGGAGCTGGCCTTGGCGCTGGCGGCGGAGGCGGCGCGGCAGGTGAGCCGGGCGGTGCTGGATGCGGTGTTGGAGAATGGTGAGGTGTGCTGGCAGCATACCCGCTGGCTGGTGACGCTGGACTACGAGCGCCATAACCGCCAAAAACACCCGCTCGGCCGCATGATGGGCCTCAACAGTTCCGTCGCCACCCTGGATGCGCTGGCGGAGTTGATCGCCGTGCCGGACGGCATGCCGGCCAGCGATACCGAGCTGGTGAAGTTGGCGGCGGCCTGCCATCTGAGATTGGCTGAGCGGATGAGCCTGCGAATAGGGGATGAGTGA
- a CDS encoding PhzF family phenazine biosynthesis protein, giving the protein MNSMNFKQVDVFSSTPLKGNPVAVVFDADGLDDQQMATFANWTNLSETTFILQPRDPRADYRLRIFTTLEELPFAGHPTLGSCHAWLESGGKPQGEDIIQECEVGLIRIRRHAGQLAFLAPPLLRSGPVSAELLEQVRLGLRLAPEEIVDAQWVDNGAGWLAVMLANRQQVLDLKPDYPALIGLAVGVIAPCDPQHDDSDAQFEVRAFIAGDGMPEDPATGSLNAGIAQWLLGAGMAPASYRVSQGLSMGRAGRIEVEQVGDDVWIGGNAVSCIEGRLTL; this is encoded by the coding sequence ATGAATTCCATGAACTTCAAGCAGGTCGATGTCTTCAGCTCCACTCCCCTCAAGGGCAACCCGGTGGCCGTAGTTTTCGATGCTGATGGGCTCGATGACCAGCAGATGGCCACCTTTGCCAACTGGACCAATCTCAGCGAGACCACCTTCATCCTGCAGCCCAGAGACCCGCGCGCCGACTACCGCCTGAGGATCTTCACCACGCTGGAAGAACTGCCCTTCGCCGGCCATCCCACTTTGGGCAGCTGCCACGCCTGGCTGGAGTCCGGAGGAAAGCCGCAAGGAGAAGACATCATTCAAGAATGCGAGGTCGGCCTGATACGGATTCGCCGCCACGCGGGACAGTTGGCGTTTCTGGCGCCGCCCTTGCTGCGCTCCGGCCCCGTCTCGGCCGAGCTGCTAGAACAGGTGCGCCTGGGCTTGCGCTTGGCGCCCGAAGAGATTGTCGACGCCCAATGGGTAGACAATGGCGCGGGCTGGCTGGCCGTGATGCTCGCCAATCGTCAGCAGGTACTGGACCTCAAGCCCGACTATCCGGCTTTGATCGGGCTGGCGGTGGGGGTGATCGCCCCTTGCGATCCGCAACACGACGATAGCGATGCGCAGTTCGAGGTAAGAGCCTTTATCGCAGGCGATGGCATGCCAGAGGACCCCGCCACCGGCAGCCTGAACGCCGGCATTGCCCAATGGTTGCTGGGGGCTGGAATGGCGCCAGCGAGCTATCGCGTCAGCCAGGGCTTGAGCATGGGCCGCGCCGGCCGCATCGAGGTGGAACAGGTGGGCGACGATGTGTGGATCGGCGGCAATGCCGTAAGCTGCATTGAAGGCCGTCTCACTCTATAA
- a CDS encoding calcium:proton antiporter produces the protein MAHNTIPRWTIITPVLAWAAIAASSAAGGHALYLTLLAVLLAGTVFAAVHHAEVVAHKVGEPFGTLILALAVTVIEVALIISFMLGGGEEKLALARDTIFSAIMITCNGILGICLLLGGLRHREQNFQLSGAKAALTVLAAISVLALVLPNYGTSQPGPLLSSSQLAFTGVVSLVLYGAFVFVQTIRHRDYFLVEGSHDEDEHAPPPSNKVAMLSVGALLICLVAVVTLAKLLSPSIERFVLEAGAPAAVVGIIIASLVLLPEGLAAANAARADRVQTSLNLALGSALASIGLTIPTVAMIFVFMGEPLILGLENKETIFLLLTLVACSLSLSVGRTTILQGIVHLVIFASFVFFAISP, from the coding sequence TTGGCTCATAACACGATTCCGCGCTGGACCATCATCACCCCTGTATTGGCCTGGGCCGCCATCGCCGCGTCTTCAGCTGCGGGCGGGCATGCGCTCTATCTGACGCTGCTGGCGGTTTTGCTGGCGGGGACGGTTTTTGCCGCGGTGCATCACGCCGAGGTGGTGGCGCATAAGGTGGGCGAGCCTTTCGGCACGCTGATCCTGGCACTGGCGGTGACGGTGATCGAGGTGGCGCTGATCATTTCCTTCATGCTGGGCGGGGGCGAGGAGAAGCTGGCGCTGGCGCGGGACACCATTTTTTCCGCCATCATGATCACTTGCAACGGCATTCTGGGCATTTGCCTGCTGCTGGGCGGCTTGCGCCATCGCGAGCAGAATTTCCAGCTCAGCGGCGCCAAAGCGGCCTTGACCGTGCTGGCGGCGATTTCGGTATTGGCGCTGGTGCTGCCCAACTATGGCACCAGCCAGCCGGGGCCCTTGCTGTCGTCGTCGCAGCTGGCGTTTACCGGCGTGGTGTCGCTGGTGCTGTACGGCGCGTTCGTGTTTGTGCAAACCATTCGCCACCGCGATTATTTCCTGGTGGAGGGCAGCCATGACGAGGACGAGCATGCGCCGCCGCCGTCCAATAAGGTGGCCATGTTGAGCGTGGGCGCGCTGTTGATTTGCCTGGTGGCGGTGGTGACCCTGGCCAAGCTGCTGTCGCCGTCTATTGAGCGGTTTGTGTTGGAGGCGGGCGCGCCGGCGGCGGTGGTGGGCATTATCATCGCCTCGCTGGTGCTGTTGCCGGAGGGGCTGGCCGCCGCCAATGCGGCGCGGGCGGACCGGGTGCAGACCAGTTTGAATCTGGCGCTGGGGTCGGCGCTGGCATCCATAGGCCTGACCATTCCCACGGTGGCGATGATTTTCGTGTTCATGGGCGAGCCGCTGATTCTTGGCCTGGAAAACAAAGAAACCATCTTCCTGTTGCTGACGCTGGTGGCATGCTCCCTGTCGCTATCGGTGGGCCGCACCACGATTTTGCAAGGCATCGTGCATCTGGTGATCTTCGCCTCTTTCGTATTTTTTGCCATCAGCCCCTGA
- a CDS encoding aspartate aminotransferase family protein, which yields MAIRHGIDMNKAEALHRAEASDFLRRHLRSQALSKQAERHLLFGVPMHWMADWPTPCGLFIEQAQGVALRDVDGGEYVDFCLGDTGAMFGHAPALVVDAITRESARGLTAMLPGEDALWVAEELARRFGLPVWQFALSASDANRFAIRWARAVTGRDQILVFNGCYHGTVDDVFVDLKDGVAKPRASLQGQVYALTEHTRVVEFNDLAALEAALADGRVACVLAEPAMTNIGMVLPQPGFWAAAQDVIRRHGSLLLLDETHTISSGPAGYSGEYGLEPDLLVVGKPLAGGLAAAAYGFSEDLARRAHRAKLDAPAGHSGIGTTLSANRLACAAMRANLAEVMTAANYRVMQERAAQFAEGMRALLSRLGLPWCVTQLGARCEFQFRFSPPLNGGEAAAAQDEELERFIHLYLLNRGCLITPFHNMLLFAPALAESDVAHLLGSFESWLERVRG from the coding sequence ATGGCGATTCGGCATGGCATCGATATGAATAAGGCGGAAGCCTTGCACCGCGCTGAAGCGAGCGATTTCCTGCGCCGGCATCTGCGCTCGCAGGCTTTATCCAAACAGGCGGAGCGGCATTTGCTGTTTGGCGTGCCCATGCACTGGATGGCGGACTGGCCGACGCCTTGCGGCTTGTTCATCGAGCAGGCGCAGGGAGTGGCCTTGCGGGATGTCGATGGTGGCGAGTATGTCGATTTCTGCCTGGGCGACACCGGCGCGATGTTTGGCCATGCGCCGGCGCTGGTGGTGGACGCCATAACGCGCGAATCGGCCAGAGGGTTGACAGCCATGCTGCCGGGCGAGGACGCGCTGTGGGTGGCGGAGGAGTTGGCGCGTCGTTTCGGCCTGCCGGTTTGGCAGTTCGCGCTTTCCGCCAGCGACGCCAACCGTTTCGCCATCCGCTGGGCCCGCGCGGTGACGGGGCGCGATCAGATCCTGGTGTTCAATGGTTGCTACCACGGCACGGTGGACGATGTTTTCGTCGATTTGAAAGACGGCGTCGCCAAACCGCGGGCCAGCTTGCAGGGCCAGGTTTATGCCTTGACCGAGCATACGCGGGTGGTGGAGTTCAACGATCTGGCGGCGCTGGAGGCGGCTTTGGCCGATGGCCGGGTGGCCTGCGTGCTGGCCGAGCCGGCCATGACCAATATCGGCATGGTCTTGCCGCAGCCGGGTTTTTGGGCGGCGGCGCAGGACGTCATCCGCCGGCACGGCAGCCTGTTGCTGCTGGATGAAACCCACACCATCAGCAGCGGTCCGGCCGGTTATTCCGGCGAATACGGCCTGGAACCGGACTTGCTGGTGGTGGGCAAGCCTTTGGCCGGCGGCTTGGCTGCGGCGGCCTATGGTTTCAGCGAGGATCTGGCGCGGCGAGCGCATCGGGCCAAGCTGGACGCGCCGGCGGGGCATTCCGGCATCGGCACCACGCTGAGCGCCAATCGCCTGGCTTGCGCGGCGATGCGGGCCAATCTGGCGGAGGTGATGACGGCGGCGAATTACCGGGTGATGCAGGAGAGGGCGGCGCAGTTCGCCGAAGGCATGCGCGCTTTGCTGAGCCGTTTGGGTCTGCCTTGGTGTGTGACGCAGTTGGGGGCGCGTTGCGAATTCCAGTTTCGTTTTTCTCCGCCGCTGAATGGCGGCGAGGCTGCGGCGGCGCAGGATGAGGAGTTGGAGCGCTTCATCCATCTTTACTTGCTGAATCGCGGCTGTTTGATCACGCCTTTCCATAATATGTTGTTGTTCGCGCCGGCTTTGGCGGAGAGCGATGTGGCGCATTTGCTGGGAAGCTTTGAAAGCTGGCTGGAGCGGGTGCGCGGGTAA
- a CDS encoding methionyl-tRNA formyltransferase translates to MRFAITLSDRFKPVLDVFLQAGWQPLKVFCTPVDHRMHHHKLSVAFAEQRKLPLQLSPMRPQDLQELAEMGCETLILGSYNWRIPDWTPYLRYAINFHPSLLPEGRGPYPQVRALLEGRREWGCTCHKVGPEFDSGDILAQERFALGETDTHQALDIKLQLALHRLSHKVAGDFERLWGEAQPQGEGGSYWPLWTDQDRILDFKRGTADLLRQVRAFGDFECAATINNVTIFIHRAEGWVETHGFAPGSLIYSQAEQLLVATGDGMLLVTEWSLYGPDVINGRLRK, encoded by the coding sequence ATGCGCTTCGCCATTACCTTGTCCGACCGATTCAAGCCGGTGCTGGATGTGTTTCTGCAGGCCGGTTGGCAGCCGCTCAAAGTATTCTGCACGCCGGTGGACCACCGCATGCACCATCACAAACTGTCGGTGGCTTTCGCCGAGCAGCGCAAGCTGCCTTTGCAGCTGTCGCCGATGCGGCCCCAAGACCTGCAAGAGTTGGCGGAGATGGGCTGCGAGACGCTGATTCTGGGCAGCTATAACTGGCGGATACCGGATTGGACGCCTTATCTGCGCTACGCCATCAACTTTCATCCATCCTTGCTGCCGGAAGGGCGCGGACCCTATCCTCAGGTGCGGGCCTTGCTGGAGGGGCGGCGCGAGTGGGGCTGCACCTGCCACAAGGTGGGGCCGGAATTCGATAGCGGCGATATTTTGGCTCAGGAGCGTTTCGCGCTGGGCGAAACGGACACGCATCAGGCGCTGGACATCAAGCTGCAACTGGCCTTGCATAGGCTGAGCCATAAGGTGGCCGGCGATTTCGAGCGTTTGTGGGGCGAGGCCCAGCCACAGGGAGAGGGCGGCAGCTATTGGCCGCTGTGGACCGATCAAGACCGTATCTTGGACTTCAAGCGCGGTACGGCAGATTTGCTGCGGCAGGTGCGGGCCTTCGGCGATTTCGAATGCGCGGCCACTATCAATAACGTCACCATTTTCATTCATCGCGCCGAGGGCTGGGTGGAAACCCATGGCTTCGCGCCGGGCTCCTTGATCTACTCTCAGGCCGAGCAACTGCTGGTGGCGACAGGGGACGGCATGCTGCTGGTTACCGAGTGGAGCTTGTACGGCCCAGATGTGATTAACGGCAGGCTGCGCAAGTAG
- a CDS encoding nitronate monooxygenase family protein: MQTAITRLFGIERPLLCPGMSYIATPELVAAVSNAGGLGILATGPLNAEQTRAAIRRIRELTDKPFGIGCTLMMPGAADNAKAALEEKVPVINYSLGKGDWIAEAAHRYGGKVLATVVTEKHAISAEKCGADALLVTGHEAAAHGGSVTSLVLVPAIRRASSLPIVAAGGFADGNSLIAALALGADAVAMGSRLAMTQESPVHAATKQMVLERGVSDTLYSKNFDGLWCRMMDTPAARRACKKPLGLIPAAFRASQMARRMGMPVVKVAIGGMISQPQALRQLALFGAATESIRLAIQDGDHEKGVQLIGQAQGLIADIPTVQALFDQIMAQADARRKQLIEL; encoded by the coding sequence ATGCAAACCGCCATCACCCGCCTCTTCGGCATAGAACGTCCGCTGCTCTGCCCCGGCATGAGCTATATCGCCACGCCCGAGCTGGTCGCCGCCGTATCCAATGCCGGCGGCCTGGGCATCCTCGCCACCGGCCCGCTGAACGCCGAGCAGACGCGCGCCGCCATCCGCCGCATCCGCGAACTGACCGACAAGCCTTTCGGCATCGGCTGCACGCTGATGATGCCGGGCGCGGCCGACAACGCCAAGGCGGCGCTGGAGGAGAAAGTGCCGGTGATCAATTACTCGCTGGGCAAGGGAGACTGGATCGCCGAGGCCGCCCACCGCTACGGCGGCAAGGTATTGGCCACGGTGGTGACGGAAAAGCACGCCATTTCGGCGGAAAAATGCGGCGCAGACGCGCTCTTGGTCACCGGACACGAGGCCGCCGCCCATGGCGGCAGCGTCACCTCGCTGGTGCTGGTGCCCGCCATCCGCCGCGCCAGCTCGCTGCCCATCGTGGCGGCGGGCGGATTCGCGGACGGCAATAGCCTGATCGCCGCGCTAGCGCTGGGCGCGGATGCCGTGGCGATGGGTTCGCGCCTGGCCATGACCCAGGAAAGCCCGGTCCACGCCGCTACCAAGCAGATGGTGCTGGAGCGCGGCGTCAGCGACACGCTGTATTCCAAGAATTTCGACGGACTATGGTGCCGAATGATGGACACCCCGGCCGCCAGACGCGCCTGCAAGAAACCGCTGGGCCTGATCCCCGCCGCCTTCCGAGCCAGCCAGATGGCTCGCCGCATGGGCATGCCGGTGGTCAAAGTGGCGATAGGCGGCATGATCTCCCAACCACAAGCATTGCGGCAGCTGGCGCTGTTCGGCGCGGCGACAGAGTCGATACGGCTGGCGATTCAAGATGGCGATCACGAGAAGGGAGTGCAACTGATAGGCCAGGCGCAGGGGCTGATCGCCGACATTCCAACCGTGCAGGCGCTATTCGATCAAATCATGGCGCAGGCCGATGCGCGCCGCAAACAATTGATCGAGCTGTAG
- the rpsB gene encoding 30S ribosomal protein S2, producing the protein MSTNVTMRQMLEAGVHFGHQTRFWNPKMAKYIFGSRNKIHIINLEKTLPLFVESQEYVRRLAANKGTVMFVGTKRQAREIVREEAARCGMPFVDHRWLGGMLTNYKTVKQSIKRLEEKRAILEGAGETGYNKKELLDLQREVEKLERSLGGIKDMKGLPDAIFVIDTGYQKGTIVEAKKLGIPVIGVVDTNNSPDGIDYVIPGNDDSSRAIRLYARGIADAVLEGRAHSLQEIVAAAESAQAE; encoded by the coding sequence ATGTCCACCAACGTTACCATGCGTCAAATGCTGGAAGCCGGCGTTCACTTCGGCCACCAAACCCGTTTCTGGAACCCGAAGATGGCTAAGTACATCTTTGGCAGCCGCAACAAGATCCACATCATCAACCTGGAAAAGACTCTGCCGCTGTTCGTGGAATCCCAGGAGTATGTGCGTCGTCTGGCCGCCAACAAGGGCACCGTGATGTTCGTGGGTACCAAGCGTCAGGCGCGTGAGATCGTACGTGAAGAAGCCGCTCGCTGCGGCATGCCGTTTGTTGATCACCGCTGGCTGGGCGGTATGCTGACCAACTACAAGACCGTGAAGCAGTCCATCAAGCGTCTTGAAGAGAAGCGTGCCATCCTGGAAGGCGCTGGCGAGACCGGCTACAACAAGAAAGAACTGCTGGACCTGCAACGCGAAGTTGAAAAGCTCGAACGTTCGCTGGGCGGTATCAAGGATATGAAGGGCCTGCCGGACGCCATCTTCGTTATCGATACCGGCTACCAGAAGGGCACCATTGTTGAAGCCAAGAAGCTGGGCATTCCGGTGATCGGCGTTGTTGATACCAACAACTCCCCGGACGGCATTGATTACGTAATTCCGGGCAACGACGACTCCAGCCGCGCCATCCGCCTGTACGCTCGCGGCATCGCCGACGCCGTGCTGGAAGGCCGCGCTCACTCTCTGCAAGAGATTGTCGCTGCTGCTGAATCGGCTCAAGCCGAGTAA